From the genome of Streptomyces sp. NBC_01116, one region includes:
- a CDS encoding DUF6597 domain-containing transcriptional factor — protein MTAGPRRDTRGIVDAPDLFAHVRFRRREPAAGLRPYLEHYWLIDWDLTEPYAAHVVPHPSVNLVFQRYEAGDGPRERSGYAEVAGVDPGLFARKLAGRGRVCGVQFRPGGFRPFAPGRPVSAWTGLRADAAGALRLPPPVGAVLDPDDEDARVAALDAFLLALEPRPDPRATLAMAVADRVRTDRTVLRVDRLAQDAGLSARSLQRLFSAYVGVGPKWVILRYRIHEALERAGSDAAVDWARLAADLGYSDQAHLVRDFTATVGVPPTAFAPR, from the coding sequence ATGACCGCAGGACCCCGCCGCGACACCCGGGGCATCGTGGACGCCCCGGACCTGTTCGCGCATGTGCGCTTCCGCCGCCGGGAGCCCGCCGCGGGGCTGCGCCCGTATCTGGAGCACTACTGGCTGATCGACTGGGACCTCACCGAGCCGTACGCCGCCCATGTGGTCCCGCACCCGTCGGTGAACCTGGTCTTCCAGCGGTACGAGGCCGGGGACGGTCCCCGGGAGCGCTCCGGGTACGCCGAGGTCGCGGGCGTCGACCCCGGGCTCTTCGCCCGGAAGCTGGCCGGGCGCGGCCGGGTCTGCGGGGTGCAGTTCCGGCCCGGCGGGTTCCGCCCGTTCGCCCCCGGGCGCCCGGTGTCCGCGTGGACCGGCCTGCGGGCCGACGCCGCCGGGGCGCTGCGGCTGCCGCCGCCCGTCGGGGCCGTCCTGGACCCGGACGACGAGGACGCGCGGGTCGCGGCGCTGGACGCCTTCCTGCTCGCGCTGGAGCCCCGCCCCGACCCTCGGGCGACGCTGGCGATGGCCGTCGCCGACCGGGTGCGCACGGACCGCACCGTGCTCCGCGTCGACCGGCTCGCCCAGGACGCCGGGCTCTCCGCCCGCTCCCTGCAACGGCTCTTCTCCGCGTACGTCGGTGTCGGCCCCAAGTGGGTCATCCTCCGCTACCGCATCCACGAGGCGCTGGAACGCGCCGGATCCGACGCGGCCGTCGACTGGGCGCGGCTCGCGGCGGACCTGGGCTACAGCGACCAGGCCCACCTGGTGCGGGACTTCACCGCGACGGTGGGCGTGCCCCCGACGGCGTTCGCCCCGCGTTGA
- a CDS encoding Mut7-C RNAse domain-containing protein: MNGPEITLEVAPELRLFVPHDRRGGPTPLITDGSSTLGHVIESLGVPLTEAGTLLVNGDPVARSHVPGPGEHVDVRAVERPQQVPGAPLRFLLDVHLGTLARRLRLLGVDAAYESEDIGDPALATLSARERRVLLSRDRGLLRRREIWAGAYVYSDRPAEQLRDVLGRFAPALAPWTRCTACNGTLAGAAKDSVSGLLEHGTQEAYDVFAQCTECSRVYWRGAHHGHLETIVSEAMAEFGGAPA; the protein is encoded by the coding sequence GTGAACGGACCCGAGATCACCCTCGAAGTAGCCCCTGAGCTGCGACTCTTCGTCCCGCACGACCGTCGCGGCGGGCCCACGCCCCTCATCACGGACGGCTCCTCGACCCTCGGACACGTCATCGAGTCCCTCGGCGTCCCGCTCACCGAGGCCGGAACACTGCTGGTGAACGGCGACCCGGTGGCCCGCTCGCACGTGCCGGGCCCCGGCGAGCACGTCGACGTACGCGCCGTGGAACGCCCCCAGCAGGTCCCCGGCGCACCCCTGCGATTCCTCCTCGACGTCCATCTCGGCACGCTGGCCCGCCGGTTGCGGCTCCTGGGCGTCGACGCGGCCTACGAGAGCGAGGACATCGGCGACCCCGCCCTGGCCACCCTCTCCGCACGGGAGCGGCGCGTCCTGCTCTCCCGGGACCGCGGGCTGCTGCGCCGCCGCGAGATCTGGGCGGGGGCGTACGTCTACAGCGACCGCCCCGCGGAGCAGCTCCGCGACGTCCTCGGCCGCTTCGCCCCGGCCCTGGCCCCGTGGACCCGCTGCACCGCCTGCAACGGCACGCTGGCCGGGGCCGCGAAGGACTCCGTGAGCGGGCTGCTCGAACACGGCACCCAGGAGGCGTACGACGTGTTCGCCCAGTGCACGGAGTGCTCCCGGGTGTACTGGCGCGGCGCCCATCACGGCCACCTGGAGACGATCGTGTCCGAGGCGATGGCCGAGTTCGGGGGCGCGCCCGCCTGA
- a CDS encoding SDR family NAD(P)-dependent oxidoreductase encodes MAGTPIAVITGASSGIGAATARTLAAAGFRVVLTARRKDRIEALAAELTEAGHQATAYPLDVTDRAAVDEFATAFRSLAVLVNNAGGALGADPVATGDPADWRQMYETNVIGTLNVTQALLPALTASGDGTVVILSSTAALSAYEGGGGYVAAKHGEHVLAETLRLEIVGTPVRVIEVAPGMVRTEEFATTRFRGDTEKAAKVYAGVDAPLTAEDVADTIGWAVTRPSHVNIDLLVVRPRAQASNTKVHRTG; translated from the coding sequence ATGGCCGGCACCCCCATCGCCGTCATCACCGGCGCGAGCAGCGGCATCGGCGCCGCGACCGCCCGTACGCTGGCCGCCGCCGGCTTCCGGGTCGTGCTGACCGCCCGCCGCAAGGACCGCATCGAGGCGCTGGCCGCCGAGCTCACCGAGGCCGGTCACCAGGCGACGGCCTACCCCCTGGACGTCACCGACCGCGCGGCCGTCGACGAGTTCGCCACCGCGTTCCGCTCCCTCGCCGTCCTCGTCAACAACGCGGGCGGGGCGCTCGGGGCCGACCCCGTCGCGACCGGCGACCCCGCCGACTGGCGGCAGATGTACGAGACCAATGTCATCGGCACCCTCAACGTCACCCAGGCCCTGCTGCCCGCCCTCACCGCGAGCGGCGACGGCACGGTCGTGATCCTCTCCTCCACCGCGGCACTGTCCGCGTACGAGGGCGGCGGCGGCTACGTGGCGGCCAAGCACGGCGAGCACGTCCTGGCCGAGACCCTGCGGCTGGAGATCGTCGGCACACCGGTCCGCGTCATCGAGGTGGCCCCCGGCATGGTCAGGACCGAGGAGTTCGCCACCACCCGCTTCCGCGGCGACACGGAGAAGGCCGCCAAGGTCTACGCGGGCGTCGACGCCCCGCTGACCGCCGAGGACGTGGCCGACACCATCGGCTGGGCCGTCACCCGCCCCAGCCACGTCAACATCGACCTCCTGGTGGTCCGCCCCCGCGCCCAGGCCTCCAACACGAAGGTCCACCGCACCGGGTGA
- a CDS encoding dihydrofolate reductase family protein, producing MKLVVQEFLTLDGVSQGPGAPDEDTSDGFTRGGWFVPHLDEEFERQAGEWLGEADAFLFGRRTYENFARDWPRMTDHPFSGILNGLPKYVASNTLAEAVWDPTTILSGDVPAQVAELKRRPGRDLQVHGSARLAQSLLAAGLVDELRLAIAPVVVGEGRRLFPDGGAPAGLRLLSHRTTPAGVSVHVFTSTGPPDYATYGGGA from the coding sequence ATGAAGCTGGTGGTGCAGGAGTTCCTGACGCTCGACGGCGTCTCCCAGGGCCCGGGGGCCCCGGACGAGGACACCAGCGACGGGTTCACCCGGGGCGGCTGGTTCGTACCGCACCTGGACGAGGAGTTCGAGCGGCAGGCGGGCGAGTGGCTCGGCGAGGCGGACGCCTTCCTGTTCGGCCGCCGCACCTACGAGAACTTCGCCCGGGACTGGCCGAGGATGACCGACCACCCCTTCTCCGGCATCCTGAACGGCCTGCCGAAGTACGTGGCGTCGAACACCCTGGCCGAGGCCGTGTGGGACCCCACCACCATCCTCTCCGGCGACGTCCCCGCCCAGGTGGCCGAGCTGAAGCGGCGGCCCGGCCGGGACCTCCAGGTCCACGGCAGCGCCCGCCTGGCCCAGTCGCTGCTGGCCGCGGGCCTGGTCGACGAACTCCGCCTGGCCATCGCCCCGGTCGTGGTGGGCGAGGGCCGCCGCCTGTTCCCGGACGGCGGCGCCCCGGCCGGCCTGCGGCTCCTCAGCCACCGGACGACCCCGGCCGGGGTCTCCGTACACGTCTTCACGTCGACGGGACCGCCTGACTACGCCACGTACGGGGGCGGGGCGTAA
- a CDS encoding TIGR03086 family metal-binding protein: MTQTIGELLEAAADRALPVVRGIDDGQLGGGTPCAAYDVRALVNHLFLVVVNFQALAAREEVDFSQEPEFVTGDWRGRFGDETARLVEAWSVPGVEEGTTGRMGLPARTVGLMVLGDLTVHAWDLARATGADFVPAESVLDELGPGLAAMAPQAREMKMFGEPFPVGEEADALDRLLAVTGRDPGWRPGGTAGAPGVAGTSGAARTSATTGVTGTRQA; the protein is encoded by the coding sequence ATGACACAGACGATCGGTGAACTGCTGGAAGCCGCCGCGGACCGGGCCCTGCCCGTGGTGCGGGGGATCGACGACGGGCAGCTGGGCGGCGGTACGCCGTGTGCCGCGTACGACGTACGGGCGCTGGTGAACCACCTGTTCCTGGTGGTCGTGAACTTCCAGGCGCTCGCGGCCCGCGAGGAGGTGGATTTCAGCCAGGAGCCGGAGTTCGTGACGGGCGACTGGCGGGGCAGGTTCGGCGACGAGACGGCCCGGCTGGTGGAGGCGTGGAGCGTGCCGGGCGTCGAGGAGGGCACGACCGGGCGGATGGGGCTGCCGGCCCGGACGGTCGGGCTCATGGTGCTCGGCGATCTGACGGTGCACGCCTGGGACCTGGCACGGGCGACGGGCGCGGACTTCGTGCCGGCGGAGAGCGTCCTCGACGAACTGGGCCCGGGGCTCGCGGCGATGGCTCCGCAGGCCCGGGAGATGAAGATGTTCGGTGAGCCGTTCCCGGTGGGGGAGGAGGCCGACGCGCTCGACCGGCTGCTGGCCGTGACGGGGCGCGATCCGGGGTGGCGTCCGGGCGGGACCGCCGGGGCTCCTGGGGTCGCCGGGACCTCTGGGGCTGCCAGGACCTCTGCGACGACCGGGGTGACCGGGACGCGTCAGGCTTGA